The following coding sequences are from one Humulus lupulus chromosome X, drHumLupu1.1, whole genome shotgun sequence window:
- the LOC133805865 gene encoding uncharacterized protein LOC133805865, which yields MEAQRREAKEAAEREANEASSQAAVQKEALGLQTKAKTKESEFEKPINSASAGDITKAAEAALKLERERLKKLEDLDEGNKALGLNVNKEVSTGVKKLLRESSGQYIDFSILSSLNSQVNHVTYYLFSRIYIYLIRANNFINATWMTIAATLISSNFPVLSDTILCVDVTGAYSALKTELNISLTAIGLLWTTTGFIAKRITHGPVEERETGI from the exons ATGGAAGCTCAGAGAAGAGAAGCAAAAGAGGCTGCTGAAAGGGAGGCCAATGAAGCGTCAAGCCAGGCTGCTGTTCAGAAGGAAGCTTTAGGATTGCAAACTAAAGCCAAAACCAAGGAAtctgaatttgaaaaaccaataaattCAGCATCAGCAG GTGACATTACTAAAGCTGCAGAAGCTGCACTAAAGTTGGAGCGTGAAAGATTAAAAAAGTTGGAAGACTTGGATGAAGGAAACAAGGCATTAGGATTGAATGTAAATAAG GAGGTTTCTACTGGTGTGAAAAAGTTATTGAGGGAATCGTCTGGCCAGTACATCGACTTCAGTATTCTTTCCTCTTTAAATTCTCAGGTAAATCATGTAACTTACTATTTGTTTAGTaggatatat ATATATTTAATAAGAGCTAATAATTTCATTAATGCAACATGGATGACTATAGCTGCCACTTTAATAAGTTCTAATTTTCCAGTTTTATCAGATACTATATT GTGTGTAGATGTGACTGGAGCTTACAGTGCTCTAAAGACGGAGCTTAACATAAGCTTGACAGCAATAGGCCTTTTGTGGACTACAACTGGCTTTATTGCAAAGAGGATTACACATGGACCTGTGGAAGAAAGGGAAACAGGTATATGA